The window GCTGCAAGAAAAAGCGCTGATACTTTATAATAACCGCCAATTTATAGGAACTATTAAAGGCGTAAGCAACGATTTTTTAAAAAACCCGAGGTTAGATAGCATTATACAATTTGGTTCATTCACCTTATCTAATAAAGGGGATTCTTACGCCGTTATTGGCTCTACCATACAAGCCAGCCTGGGGGTAAGTTTAAAAAACCAGTTTCAATCATTACAGATATATTCACCAAGCCGCACGGCTGGTAACTCAAATAACCCGTTAAACGATTTTGTTATCCGCTCCATTACCCCGTCAGGTGTATTCTCGGTTCAGCAGGAGTTTGATGATATGGTAATTACCCCATTAGCGTTCGCCCGCGATTTGCTCGATGAACCTAAGAATGTATCGGCCATCGAAATTAATTACAAGCCCGGAACCAATTTGGACGCCGAGCAGGACAAACTACAGGAAAAAACAGGCAGTAACTTTGTTGTAAAAAATCGCAAACAGCAAAATACCGAGCTGTACAAAACCATTAATTACGAACGTTGGTCGATATTTATGATATTAACCTTTGTGCTCATCATAGCCATATTTAATATAGTTGGGTCACTTACCATGTTGGTGATGGATAAGCGCAAGGATATTGCCATATTAACCAGTTTAGGTGCCGGCAGGGGGCTTATACAAGGCATCTTCTTTTTTGAAGGAATGATGATATGTTTTATAGGTAGTATAGCCGGTATTATTTTTGGCTACATCATATGTTTGATACAGCTGCGATTTGGGCTCATCAAATTGGGCGCAAAGCTATCCGTTTTGGATGCCTACCCCGTAGCCTTTAAACTAAGCGACCTATTTCTGGTGTTTTTTACGGTAAGCGGGATTGCCTTGATAGCTGCAGGCATCAGCGCCCGGTTAAGCGTTAAAGGCCTAGACGAAATTAAGCAAGACCTTTAAGTAAAATACTATGTTGGGGCAATCTAATGATATGCAACTCACAGCAAAACATAACAAATAATTTGCAGGGCGTTTTCAATTCAGTAGCTTTATCCGTTGCCTTTCAAAAGGCATTAAAACAAACTCATTAGCCTTATAAGCGTTAACATATCATGGAATCAAAACGTCAGCAAAAATTTGCCGGGGTAATACAACAAGACCTGGCAGCAATATTTCAACGCGAAGGCATGAATTATTTACCACATACCTTAGTAACTATTACCCGCGTACGTGTAACGCCCGATTTGGCTATTGCCCGTGTATTTTTAAGCTTTTTTAATAATACCGACAACCAAACAGCCCTGCAAACCATAAAACTGCACGCATCCGAAATCAGGTATAAATTAGGTGCCCGTATTAAAGACCAGGTGAGGATAATACCACAACTGGAGTTTTTTGTGGATGATACCAGCGACTATGTAGAGCGCATGGATAAGATATTTGACAAAATAAGCAAAGAAGACCGCCAGCCGGATACCGAAGAGAACTAAGCCTAATGGATGCTACCGAAAAATTGGCGGCATATCTTGATGCCCACCCAGGCGTGGCCGGTAAAGTGATTGATTTTGACCCCAAAGTTGATAAATTATATCCGCTGGATCTCACCGCTGCTAATACGGAACTGACTCCTGAACTGATTGCCGATACGTTTAGTTTTAGCAATTGGGTAAGCCAAAAATTAGCTAAAAACAATAGCCGTTATGGCATAGGTGGTTACATGGAAAACCGTACCATTTATGACCGTAGCACGCTTTTTGATGCTGCCGACGAGCCCCGCCGCCTGCATTTAGGTGTTGACATATGGGGCAATGCGGGCACGCCGGTTTACTCGCCATTGCCGGGTTACCTCCATAGCTTTGCCGATAACGATAACTATGGCGATTATGGCCCAACCATTATACTGCAACACAATTTAGATGGTTTTACATTGTATAGCTTATATGGGCATTTAAGTCGCGCAAGCTTAGTAGGTTTAGCGACTGGGCAAGCTGTAAAAGCCAATCAGCAAATAGCTATATTAGGCAATGCTGCCGAAAACGGCCAATGGCCACCACATCTGCACTTTCAGTTGATGCTTAATATTGGTGATGCAAAAGGCGATTACCCAGGGGTGGGGAAATACTCGCAAAAAGACAAATACCTGCAAAACATACCTGATCCTAATTTGATTTTAGGATTTCCGATACATTAAAACCATATAGAAACCCCTACTTTGTAAAAAAAACGTCGTAATGGCGGGGGTAATTGTTTTTAAGCTACCAATGCCTATATTTGCCTTCGCAAAAAACTTCATTTTATATAATAATGAGAGAAATACAATTCAGGGAAGCGCTAAGAGAAGCCATGCAGGAAGAAATGCGCAAGGATGAGAATATATACTTAATGGGCGAAGAAGTTGCCGAGTATAACGGTGCTTACAAAGTAAGCCAGGGTATGCTTGACGAGTTTGGCGCTAAACGCGTTATTGATACGCCTATCTCTGAATTAGGTTTTGCGGGTATAGGTATAGGTTCGGCAATGAATGGCCTGCGTCCTATAATCGAGTTTATGACGTTTAACTTTTCGCTTGTAGCTATTGATCAGATCATCAATGGCGCAGCCAAGATCATGTCGATGAGTGGCGGACAGTTTTCTGTTCCAATTGTTTTTCGTGGCCCAACCGGTAACGCGGGTATGCTAAGCTCACAGCACAGCCAGTGTTTCGAAAACTGGTATGCTAACTGCCCCGGCTTAAAGGTAGTTGTACCATCAAACCCATACGATGCAAAAGGACTTTTAAAATCTGCTATTATAAATCCGGACCCGGTTATTTTTATGGAGTCGGAATTAATGTACGGTGATAAAGGCGAAGTTCCTGAAGAGACTTACTATATCGAAATAGGCAAAGCAAACGTGACCAAAGAAGGTACTGATGTTACCTTGGTTGGCTTTGGTAAAATAATGAAAGTGGTTAACGCCGCTGCGATTGAATTAGAGAAAGAAGGCATCCATGCCGAGGTGATCGACCTGCGTAGCGTACGCCCTATTGATTACGCTACCGTTATTGCCTCTGTTAAAAAAACAAACCGTTTGGTAATTGTAGAAGAAAGCTGGCCATTAGGCTCGATAGCTACTGAAATTGCCTTTAAAGTACAAAAAGATGCGTTTGATTATTTAGATGCCCCTGTACTGCGCATAACCGGTGGCGACGTGCCATTGCCTTACGCACCTACTTTAATACAGGAATACCTGCCAAACCCCGAGCGCGTGGTTAAAGCAGTGAAAGAAGTTATGTACGTTGCTAAGTAATTAGCAACAACCCATTTTTAAAGGCCCTGGCATTACCGGGGCTTTTTGTTGTAGCTTAAGAAAAGATAATGTCATTTATTAATGATACTTTAGAATATGAAAAAGCCAATACGACAAAAGCTAATGATACCCTTTTTTATGTGCATCGGCTTTTTAGCGATGAGTGTAAGTGCCATTACCCGGGGTATCGAGGCGCATCAAACTTGGCGTATTGTACTGGCAAGCGCATCTGAGGTATTGTTTGCGGCAGGTATAGTCATTATAATTTTCGCTATACGTAAAGAGAATAAGACGCTTAAGAATTCGCAGGCTTAACACTTTTTCCCAATCGGGAAATTACTTCGTACCTCTCAGCAAGGCGCGCGGTGATGTCAAATGCTGCTACCCCCATCATCTGCACATTTGAAATCTGCACATCTAAAAGTCTATCAAAATATTCTCTCCAAACTTTTGCGATACCGTGGTTCGGTCGGCACCGTTGATACTAATGACCAGCGAGCTATCATAAGTAATTTTCTCTATTAGTTGAATTTTAGTACCGATATTGATATCCAGCTTTTGCAAATACTGTAAAAAGGCGCTGGTAGTATCTTTTACAGCGGCTACACGGCAGGTGGCGCCGCCTTTTAAATCGGCCAGGGTTATAGAATAACGCTTGGCCATTTTTCCATTTGCTTTGGGTATTGGGTCGCCATGCGGGTCATACTCCGGGAAACCCAGGAACTTGTCCAGCCTATCGGCAAGGGAGCTATCTTTAATATGTTCCAGCTCTTCGGCAATATCATGTATCTCGTCCCAGTGGTAGCCCAGCTTTTCCAGCAAAAAAACCTCCCATAAGCGGTGGCGGCGTACTATTAGTGTCGCATCCTTCATGCCCTGTTCGGTAAGCTCTACCCCTTTCTTTTTATCATAGGCGATGAGTTGCTTATCGCTTAGCTTGCGTATCATATCTACTACTGATGCCGGGTTGTTCCCCAGCGATTCGGCAATAGCCGTAGGGGTTATTTTCATCCCCTTATCCTGCCAAAGGCGGTAAATACATTTCAGGTAATTCTCTTCAGATAGCGTATGCATATTATAGCTAAGTTAATATCTAAACGAAAAGCCAAGAAAAAAAATCTTATCGGCACCGGTATTAAGGCCAATATTTACACCGGCATCAATATTAAGGTTGTTGGTGGCCGAAAATATAAGCCCGCCGTTAGCGTAAAAATCTGTTTTTTTAGCATACGGACTGTAAGTGCTTACACCCTCTACAAAGCCATCCAGCTTTTTAAACAGCGAGCGGCCAAAGGTAAAAGAGTACAGCATATCGGTATAGTACTTATTGTTATCTTCCTTTACAAAGCTAATGGTAGTTTGCGCGCCGAAGCTGGTTTTTTCGTTCAGCTCTAAAGCAAAAGGGAAAGTTACCCCGCCCTGCACGCCGTTACTGGCAAATGATGAGGTGGGTAATGATACAAATGGCAATACCGCCAGTGCCGATTTGCCCCCGCCGCTACCCCAAATATTATATTTTACCCGCAGGGTTATATCGTCAAAGCCCGCGCTCTCGTCAATCAGTTCGTTGGTAATAGCATGGCGGGTTGTATTGCGTACATGCGTAGGTATCACCAACTGAATATCTGTTTTTTCGGTAAGGCCCAGTTTAAAGTTGGCCAGGTTAAAAATGCTTTGCATGCTTTTTAGGCCATCGGCTTTATTGCGCACTTGCTTAACAAGGTCGCTTTCCACCTGAAAATGCCCCGCCTCTACCGTATACGCGCTTTCGGTAACATCGGGGCGGTCTGTTTCCATGTCTTTCATCTTATCCCGGGGCACCGGGCTAAACAGGTTGTATTTATGGCGGGTAGTGTCTGTTTGTCCGTATGTAGTAGCCGAGAACGAACCGAGAACAAGCAGAAGTATAATGTAACGCATAGGTTTTTTTTATACAAACATAAGCAATATTTAGAACAGTCAAATAAATAAAATTAGGCAAGGCTAATTATTGTATGTATTCCATATTAGTGTTTAATAATTATATATTTGATTACCAAATCTTAACAATGAAAAAATTAGTCTGCATTCCGTTAATTGCGACATTATTTGCGTGCAGTACTGCTACTAAACCGAAAGCAGCACATTCCACCCAAGTGACAAAAGACACAACCGTAACAGTTAAAACCGCCGTTCTTGTAAAAGATACCTTAAAGCAAACCTCAGCACCGGATGAAAATAGCAATGCATCAAAGCTAATTGGCTTATGGATTGGCAAAGGCGACGAGAACGTATCTTTTAAGGTAACCAAAGAAAGTTTCTATTATCCCGACCATTCCGCATATTACAAATACACAATAACCG is drawn from Inquilinus sp. KBS0705 and contains these coding sequences:
- the rbfA gene encoding 30S ribosome-binding factor RbfA codes for the protein MESKRQQKFAGVIQQDLAAIFQREGMNYLPHTLVTITRVRVTPDLAIARVFLSFFNNTDNQTALQTIKLHASEIRYKLGARIKDQVRIIPQLEFFVDDTSDYVERMDKIFDKISKEDRQPDTEEN
- a CDS encoding ABC transporter permease, encoding MNTSIYIAKRYLFSKKQTHAINIISGISMLGVLVGSAALIIILSVFNGLEQVILSMYSNLTPEMRIEPRTGKTFDPTAAYFTTLQKDANIESYTQVLQEKALILYNNRQFIGTIKGVSNDFLKNPRLDSIIQFGSFTLSNKGDSYAVIGSTIQASLGVSLKNQFQSLQIYSPSRTAGNSNNPLNDFVIRSITPSGVFSVQQEFDDMVITPLAFARDLLDEPKNVSAIEINYKPGTNLDAEQDKLQEKTGSNFVVKNRKQQNTELYKTINYERWSIFMILTFVLIIAIFNIVGSLTMLVMDKRKDIAILTSLGAGRGLIQGIFFFEGMMICFIGSIAGIIFGYIICLIQLRFGLIKLGAKLSVLDAYPVAFKLSDLFLVFFTVSGIALIAAGISARLSVKGLDEIKQDL
- a CDS encoding transporter, whose product is MRYIILLLVLGSFSATTYGQTDTTRHKYNLFSPVPRDKMKDMETDRPDVTESAYTVEAGHFQVESDLVKQVRNKADGLKSMQSIFNLANFKLGLTEKTDIQLVIPTHVRNTTRHAITNELIDESAGFDDITLRVKYNIWGSGGGKSALAVLPFVSLPTSSFASNGVQGGVTFPFALELNEKTSFGAQTTISFVKEDNNKYYTDMLYSFTFGRSLFKKLDGFVEGVSTYSPYAKKTDFYANGGLIFSATNNLNIDAGVNIGLNTGADKIFFLGFSFRY
- a CDS encoding pyruvate dehydrogenase complex E1 component subunit beta, translating into MREIQFREALREAMQEEMRKDENIYLMGEEVAEYNGAYKVSQGMLDEFGAKRVIDTPISELGFAGIGIGSAMNGLRPIIEFMTFNFSLVAIDQIINGAAKIMSMSGGQFSVPIVFRGPTGNAGMLSSQHSQCFENWYANCPGLKVVVPSNPYDAKGLLKSAIINPDPVIFMESELMYGDKGEVPEETYYIEIGKANVTKEGTDVTLVGFGKIMKVVNAAAIELEKEGIHAEVIDLRSVRPIDYATVIASVKKTNRLVIVEESWPLGSIATEIAFKVQKDAFDYLDAPVLRITGGDVPLPYAPTLIQEYLPNPERVVKAVKEVMYVAK
- a CDS encoding metal-dependent transcriptional regulator yields the protein MHTLSEENYLKCIYRLWQDKGMKITPTAIAESLGNNPASVVDMIRKLSDKQLIAYDKKKGVELTEQGMKDATLIVRRHRLWEVFLLEKLGYHWDEIHDIAEELEHIKDSSLADRLDKFLGFPEYDPHGDPIPKANGKMAKRYSITLADLKGGATCRVAAVKDTTSAFLQYLQKLDINIGTKIQLIEKITYDSSLVISINGADRTTVSQKFGENILIDF
- a CDS encoding peptidoglycan DD-metalloendopeptidase family protein, with the translated sequence MDATEKLAAYLDAHPGVAGKVIDFDPKVDKLYPLDLTAANTELTPELIADTFSFSNWVSQKLAKNNSRYGIGGYMENRTIYDRSTLFDAADEPRRLHLGVDIWGNAGTPVYSPLPGYLHSFADNDNYGDYGPTIILQHNLDGFTLYSLYGHLSRASLVGLATGQAVKANQQIAILGNAAENGQWPPHLHFQLMLNIGDAKGDYPGVGKYSQKDKYLQNIPDPNLILGFPIH